The genomic DNA GGAGTCGATGATCATCACGTCGGTCACCGGAGTGGCCGAAAGCACGGCCCGGGCCACGATGGGCCTAACTGTGTCGATGGTGACCAGGGTATGAAACGGTTCAGGCACCTGGGTCGGATCCAGCTCGGGCAGCGGCGTGCGCACGTCCCGGACGGTCCAGATTTTATAGCCCATCTTGACCCATTCCGGGTCCCCGGCAGGATAAACGGCCACATTGGTGTAGCCCAGGGCCTCGGCCTTCCAGGCGGACTGGTGGCTAAGCGGGCAGTGCAGACCGCCGCAGTAGAATACCAGCAGGGCGTTCTTGTCCGAAGGCAAAACTTCCGCTGCGCGGCTGTCGAACTGGCTGTCCGGTAGGCTGACCGCGGTGGGGATATGGCCGACGTCGTAGCGGGGCTGCTTGGGCCGGGAATCGATGATCATCGTATCCGTGGGCGGCTCGGTACGGAGCATGGCCTCAAAGACCAGCGGCTTGACAAACTCGATGTCCACCAGGGTGTGAAAGGGTTCCGGGACCTGGGTTGGATCCAGGTCATACGTCGCGGTTCTGGGGCCGTGGTGGCTTGCGCAACCGGCCAGGAACAAAACCGCCAGTGCCGAGATGATCAGCCGCATGGGGGTCGCATATTTACGCATCTTCGCGCTCCTTGGGTTGATTGTGTCGCCTCGGGGGCGTGGTAACTGGGGCGTGTTTTCAGAACGAATTGCCCGTAGGGGCGGTTCGTGAACCGCCCCTACGGGCTACGGGCTCATCCTTCCACCTTCTTTTCGCCACCCGCCACTTCCTCGTACCACAGAGGGTGGTGGTGCTTGGCGTAATGCTCCGGAACTGTGCCGGTGAACATGGACTGGAAGGCCGGCTTTTCCTCCTTGGAGATGGCGGCCATGTAAATATGCACGAGCATCCCGGCGGTAACCAGTCCCACGACCAGGTAGTGGATGGTCCGGGACCATGCCGCCAGATCAGGGTTGTTCAGCATCAGCGGGGAGAGGAACATGATCACTCCCGTAATCACGATCGCGATTCCGCCCAGCACCGTGGCCTGGGCGAACAGCTTCTGGCCGAAGTTGTAGAAGCCCTGGGGCGGCATGTCCGGAGTCATACCAAAGCGTTTCAGGCCCTTCTTGCCCAGGGTCATTTTCAGGTTCATCTTCATGAACCAGGTCATATCCCTGGATGGGGAGACGCTAAAGACCTCCTTGAGAAAGAGCCAGGTCTCTTTGGGTCTTAGCAACACGTAGAGCACGAACACTCCGGCCCAAATCAGCCCCAGGTACTGATGCACGACCATCAGGTTCTCACCCCCTCCGAACAGGGAACGCATCAGATTCGGCCACCATGCGCCCAGGGGGTTGAGCTGCTCGTTCTTGATCAGCCCCAGGCCTGTGAGCAGCAAGGCGATCCAGCAGAAGGCATTGAACCAGTGGATGAAAATGGACAACTTGTCATGTCGGTGAATCATTTTTTCACTCATGGCATATCCCCTTAGTCCTGTTTGGAAACTGTCGGTTCAGGGTGACTGGCTTCGGGCCCCTGCTCGTCGTCCTCAGAATCGGGGGCGAAAGCCTGTTTGGCCCACATCCCGGCCACACCCAGGGCGGACAGACCCACGGCCACCTTGACCAGGGGGTTCACCAGAGAGGCCATGACCGAGAAAGACTGGGGAAATTCCACATCTCCCGGCCAGTTGGCGGGCTCGGTGGCCGCGAGGTAGAAGATGTTCGGCTGGGTATCGATGTTGGCGCTGGTGACGCGAACTGTGTGGTTGTCCCGCAACAGGCGGGAGACTTCACTGTCCGGATCGTTCAGGTCACCGAATACCCGGGCCTTGGTCGGGCAGGTGTCCACGCAGGCCGGGGGGATGCCCTGGGCCAGCCGTCCGGCGCTGAAACAGAAGTCGCACTTGTCCGGGACCCGCTTTTCCGGATGGCGGAACCGGGCCCCGTAGGGGCAGGCTCGCACGCACTTGCCGCAACCGATGCACAGCGACTCGTTGACGTGGACGATCCCGGTTTCCTGGTCCTTGAACGTGGCCCCGCTGGGACAGGCCTGGACGCAGGTGGGCACGTCGCACTGCATGCACCCGCCGGGCTGGAAATGGGTCCGGGTCAGTTTGCCCAGGGAGAAGTCCGGCGTGGTCTGCTTGATCCAATTGCGCCAGTAGCCTCGCGGCACGTTGTTTTGGACCTTGCAGGAAACCATGCAGCCCTTACAGTCGATACAGACGGAGGAGTCCACGACCATGGCATATTTTTTCATCAGCCCACCTTCCTGCTCACGGTTACAAGCGTCTCATGCATGGCCATGTTTCCAGTAATGTAGTCAGCATGGTCCTCCAGAACCTCTGCAATGCTCGCGCCCCGGTTGTGGACCAGACGCTGGCCTGGGGAAAGGGCGCCAAACCCGGTGGCCATGTACACGGTTTCCTTTTCAATGCCTTCAAAGAACTTCAGAGCCAGCTCCACTTGGGCCACATCGCTGGTCACAAAAACCCGCTCCCCGTCGCGAAGGCCCATGCGCGTAGCTGGTTCAGGATGGATCCAGAGGGTGTTTTCCTCCTCGAACTCGATGAGCAGGGCATTGTTGGTATTGCTGTGGGTGAAAAACGCCGTACGACCCACCACCATGCGAAATTTGCCCTCTGTCGGGCGCGGCGGTTTGTACACCGGCATGGGATCCAGTCCCATGTTGGCGTAGCGCTGGTTGAAAAGTTCGATCTTTTGGGCCTGGGTACGCAGGGGTGAGTCGGCGTAGATGCCGTAGACCTTGCTCGGGTTGTAGTAGACGCCGTCTTCCTTGATGGCCTGGGCAGCTTCCGGGATGCCGGCCAGCTGCCACTCCCGGTACTGGTGGATGTCAAAGTCGAAGGTTTCGGGGAAGCCCAGGCGCTTGGACAGCTCGGTACAGATCCAGAGCATGTCCCGGGATTCGTACATGGCCGGAACCACGGCGTCGCGCCAGATGGCGCAGGCACAGGCCGAGGAGCCCTGCAAGGCCGAGACCGGATCGTTGCGTTCCAGGAAGCTGGGAGAGGGCAGAAGCAGGTCCGAGTACCAAGCCGTGTCGGTCATGGCGATGTCCGCGTTGACGATGAAGTCGAGGTGGTCAAGCATCTCGATGGTCTTGTTCCGGTTGGCCGCGGTCTGCATGAAGTTGGTCTTGAAGGTGAACCAGCCGCGGATGGGGTAGGGCTCGCCTTTGATGATCGCATCGCGCATCAGCTTGTAGGAACCTTCGTGGTGGATCAGGCCCGGGGCCATGCCGTAGTCGATGCGGTCGTC from Desulfonatronum thioautotrophicum includes the following:
- a CDS encoding formate dehydrogenase subunit gamma; translation: MIHRHDKLSIFIHWFNAFCWIALLLTGLGLIKNEQLNPLGAWWPNLMRSLFGGGENLMVVHQYLGLIWAGVFVLYVLLRPKETWLFLKEVFSVSPSRDMTWFMKMNLKMTLGKKGLKRFGMTPDMPPQGFYNFGQKLFAQATVLGGIAIVITGVIMFLSPLMLNNPDLAAWSRTIHYLVVGLVTAGMLVHIYMAAISKEEKPAFQSMFTGTVPEHYAKHHHPLWYEEVAGGEKKVEG
- a CDS encoding 4Fe-4S dicluster domain-containing protein, translating into MKKYAMVVDSSVCIDCKGCMVSCKVQNNVPRGYWRNWIKQTTPDFSLGKLTRTHFQPGGCMQCDVPTCVQACPSGATFKDQETGIVHVNESLCIGCGKCVRACPYGARFRHPEKRVPDKCDFCFSAGRLAQGIPPACVDTCPTKARVFGDLNDPDSEVSRLLRDNHTVRVTSANIDTQPNIFYLAATEPANWPGDVEFPQSFSVMASLVNPLVKVAVGLSALGVAGMWAKQAFAPDSEDDEQGPEASHPEPTVSKQD